A genomic stretch from Ictalurus punctatus breed USDA103 chromosome 2, Coco_2.0, whole genome shotgun sequence includes:
- the fscn2a gene encoding fascin-2a isoform X2 produces the protein MATNGISKSLKLQFGLINYDNRYLTAETFGFKVNASGTSMKKKQLWSLEQDDQDGQVVFLRSHLGRYLSTDKDGKVNCATEVPESDCRFLIVAQSDGRWALQSEPYLRYFGGTEDFLTCFSQTIGETELWTIHLALHPQVNMLSIARKRYAHLSDSKSEISFDSDIPWGVDSLITLVFKEGKYSVKTCDNRFLSSNGKLVDDYGPETAFTLDLRSGKLAFKDNEGKYLAPVGPSGTLKSGRCTKPGKDELFDLEESHPQVVFLAANKRYLSVRQGVSISANQDEETDQETFQMELDQKTKKCMFRTNSGNYWTLVIHAGIHTTATEIEPNTMFDIAWLGGRVALKAINGKYVCNRKNGQLAAVSDTVGSDEQFLLKLINRPILILRGVNGFVCHHKSSNTLDVNRSIYDIFSLLYNDGAYHIQCGSGKFWYVTSSDLVCADGEEPENFFLEFLEHGKMAIKSKNNKYLRADQGGTLKCDVTTMDSSCLWEY, from the exons ATGGCTACCAATGGAATAAGCAAATCTTTAAAGCTCCAATTTGGGCTCATCAACTATGATAACCGCTACCTCACAGCTGAGACTTTTGGCTTCAAGGTAAATGCATCTGGTACAagtatgaagaaaaaacaactcTGGAGCCTGGAACAGGATGACCAGGATGGACAGGTGGTTTTCCTTCGCAGTCACCTTGGCCGTTACTTATCCACAGATAAAGATGGCAAAGTGAATTGTGCAACTGAGGTTCCAGAATCTGACTGTCGCTTTTTGATTGTAGCTCAGTCAGATGGCCGCTGGGCCTTGCAGTCAGAGCCTTATCTGCGATACTTTGGAGGCACAGAAGATTTTCTGACCTGTTTTAGCCAGACCATTGGAGAAACTGAGTTGTGGACCATCCACTTGGCCCTCCACCCACAGGTTAACATGTTGAGCATAGCGCGCAAACGCTATGCACACTTGTCTGATTCAAAGAGTGAGATTTCTTTTGACAGTGATATCCCATGGGGTGTGGATTCCCTGATTACCCTGGTCTTCAAGGAAGGAAAGTACAGTGTGAAAACATGTGACAACCGCTTTCTCAGTAGCAATGGAAAGCTAGTAGATGATTATGGTCCTGAAACAGCTTTTACATTGGATCTCAGGTCTGGTAAGCTGGCTTTCAAAGATAATGAGGGAAAGTACCTAGCCCCAGTGGGTCCTTCAGGCACCTTGAAGTCTGGGAGATGTACAAAGCCGGGTAAAGATGAGCTTTTTGATCTGGAGGAGAGTCATCCTCAAGTGGTTTTCCTGGCAGCCAACAAAAGATACCTATCTGTCCGTCAAG GTGTCAGCATCTCAGCCAATCAGGATGAGGAAACAGATCAGGAGACATTTCAGATGGAACTTGACCAAAAGACTAAGAAATGCATGTTCAGAACTAATTCGGGGAATTATTGGACACTCGTCATTCATGCAGGCATCCATACTACAGCCACAGAAAT TGAGCCCAACACAATGTTCGACATAGCATggcttggtggaagagtggctCTGAAAGCTATTAATGGAAAATATGTCTGCAACAGAAAAAATGGACAGCTTGCTGCAGTCAGCGATACAGTGG GCAGTGATGAGCAGTTCTTGTTGAAGTTGATCAACCGTCCAATCCTAATCTTGCGTGGGGTGAATGGCTTTGTTTGCCACCATAAGAGCTCCAATACACTGGACGTCAACCGCTCTATTTATGACATCTTCTCATTGCTCTACAACGATGGTGCATATCACATACAAT GTGGAAGTGGAAAGTTCTGGTATGTCACTAGCAGTGACTTGGTGTGTGCAGATGGTGAAGAGCCAGAGAACTTCTTTCTAGAGTTTCTGGAGCATGGAAAAATGGCCATCAAGagcaaaaataacaaatatcTGCGTGCTGACCAAGGAGGCACTCTCAAGTGTGACGTCACTACTATGGACAGCTCCTGTCTCTGGGAGTACTGA
- the fscn2a gene encoding fascin-2a isoform X1: protein MATNGISKSLKLQFGLINYDNRYLTAETFGFKVNASGTSMKKKQLWSLEQDDQDGQVVFLRSHLGRYLSTDKDGKVNCATEVPESDCRFLIVAQSDGRWALQSEPYLRYFGGTEDFLTCFSQTIGETELWTIHLALHPQVNMLSIARKRYAHLSDSKSEISFDSDIPWGVDSLITLVFKEGKYSVKTCDNRFLSSNGKLVDDYGPETAFTLDLRSGKLAFKDNEGKYLAPVGPSGTLKSGRCTKPGKDELFDLEESHPQVVFLAANKRYLSVRQGVSISANQDEETDQETFQMELDQKTKKCMFRTNSGNYWTLVIHAGIHTTATEIEPNTMFDIAWLGGRVALKAINGKYVCNRKNGQLAAVSDTVGECNKIIGQLPDLLTHSNCCYQTYKKEQRISFHSSCVPLGSDEQFLLKLINRPILILRGVNGFVCHHKSSNTLDVNRSIYDIFSLLYNDGAYHIQCGSGKFWYVTSSDLVCADGEEPENFFLEFLEHGKMAIKSKNNKYLRADQGGTLKCDVTTMDSSCLWEY from the exons ATGGCTACCAATGGAATAAGCAAATCTTTAAAGCTCCAATTTGGGCTCATCAACTATGATAACCGCTACCTCACAGCTGAGACTTTTGGCTTCAAGGTAAATGCATCTGGTACAagtatgaagaaaaaacaactcTGGAGCCTGGAACAGGATGACCAGGATGGACAGGTGGTTTTCCTTCGCAGTCACCTTGGCCGTTACTTATCCACAGATAAAGATGGCAAAGTGAATTGTGCAACTGAGGTTCCAGAATCTGACTGTCGCTTTTTGATTGTAGCTCAGTCAGATGGCCGCTGGGCCTTGCAGTCAGAGCCTTATCTGCGATACTTTGGAGGCACAGAAGATTTTCTGACCTGTTTTAGCCAGACCATTGGAGAAACTGAGTTGTGGACCATCCACTTGGCCCTCCACCCACAGGTTAACATGTTGAGCATAGCGCGCAAACGCTATGCACACTTGTCTGATTCAAAGAGTGAGATTTCTTTTGACAGTGATATCCCATGGGGTGTGGATTCCCTGATTACCCTGGTCTTCAAGGAAGGAAAGTACAGTGTGAAAACATGTGACAACCGCTTTCTCAGTAGCAATGGAAAGCTAGTAGATGATTATGGTCCTGAAACAGCTTTTACATTGGATCTCAGGTCTGGTAAGCTGGCTTTCAAAGATAATGAGGGAAAGTACCTAGCCCCAGTGGGTCCTTCAGGCACCTTGAAGTCTGGGAGATGTACAAAGCCGGGTAAAGATGAGCTTTTTGATCTGGAGGAGAGTCATCCTCAAGTGGTTTTCCTGGCAGCCAACAAAAGATACCTATCTGTCCGTCAAG GTGTCAGCATCTCAGCCAATCAGGATGAGGAAACAGATCAGGAGACATTTCAGATGGAACTTGACCAAAAGACTAAGAAATGCATGTTCAGAACTAATTCGGGGAATTATTGGACACTCGTCATTCATGCAGGCATCCATACTACAGCCACAGAAAT TGAGCCCAACACAATGTTCGACATAGCATggcttggtggaagagtggctCTGAAAGCTATTAATGGAAAATATGTCTGCAACAGAAAAAATGGACAGCTTGCTGCAGTCAGCGATACAGTGGGTGAGTGTAATAAGATAATAGGTCAGCTACCTGACTTATTAACTCATTCAAATTGCTGCTATCAAACCTataaaaaagaacaaaggaTAAGCTTTCACTCTTCTTGTGTACCTTTAGGCAGTGATGAGCAGTTCTTGTTGAAGTTGATCAACCGTCCAATCCTAATCTTGCGTGGGGTGAATGGCTTTGTTTGCCACCATAAGAGCTCCAATACACTGGACGTCAACCGCTCTATTTATGACATCTTCTCATTGCTCTACAACGATGGTGCATATCACATACAAT GTGGAAGTGGAAAGTTCTGGTATGTCACTAGCAGTGACTTGGTGTGTGCAGATGGTGAAGAGCCAGAGAACTTCTTTCTAGAGTTTCTGGAGCATGGAAAAATGGCCATCAAGagcaaaaataacaaatatcTGCGTGCTGACCAAGGAGGCACTCTCAAGTGTGACGTCACTACTATGGACAGCTCCTGTCTCTGGGAGTACTGA